A window of Dissulfurirhabdus thermomarina contains these coding sequences:
- a CDS encoding rubredoxin, with amino-acid sequence MAAPEEMWQCQTLNCGYIYDPDRGDRKGKIPKGTRFEDLPDDWRCPVCGASKENFRPLAGPGSVAEADKAAARA; translated from the coding sequence ATGGCGGCACCCGAAGAGATGTGGCAGTGCCAGACTCTCAACTGTGGCTATATCTACGACCCGGACCGGGGCGACCGGAAGGGGAAGATCCCCAAGGGGACCCGTTTCGAGGACCTCCCCGACGACTGGCGGTGCCCGGTCTGCGGCGCGAGCAAGGAGAACTTCCGGCCCCTGGCCGGGCCGGGCTCCGTGGCGGAGGCGGACAAGGCCGCCGCCCGGGCCTGA
- a CDS encoding multiheme c-type cytochrome, protein MRPRFHTARGWTALAAAALVAVIPAAGAAAAAPEVSEATEECLSCHAVATPGIVADWKASRHAATTPMAALERPALERRVSADQVPPGLRMTVVGCAECHTANPDAHADTFDHNGYRVHVVVTPADCAACHPEERAQYDQNIMSHAYGNLHANPVYHNLVETTDGVQVVTEEGTRLESPDDLTLADSCFSCHGTEVKVAGTRTVETDLGEMDFPILTGWPNQGVGRVNPDGTLGACTSCHPRHGFSIEVARKPYTCGQCHKGPDVPAYKVYQVSKHGNLFASVGKEWNFSAVPWVVGRDFTAPTCATCHASLVVTDEGEVVARRSHRMNDRIGWRIFGLVYAHAHPKSPDTTVIRNRAGLPLPTELTGEPAAAFLIDKDEQARRRAAMQAVCRACHSRGWVEGHYARFDRAIETTNAMTLAATRILLRAWDEGAAKGLEQKDSIFNEAIEKMWVEQWLFYGNSVRFAAAMGGADYGVFANGRWVQAKNLQAMKDWLDFKLKKHKGGWLW, encoded by the coding sequence ATGAGACCGAGATTCCACACTGCAAGGGGATGGACGGCCCTGGCGGCCGCCGCCTTGGTGGCGGTCATCCCGGCGGCGGGGGCCGCCGCCGCGGCGCCGGAGGTGAGCGAGGCCACCGAGGAGTGCCTCTCCTGCCACGCCGTGGCCACCCCGGGGATCGTGGCCGACTGGAAGGCCAGCCGGCACGCCGCGACGACCCCCATGGCCGCCCTGGAGCGGCCGGCGCTCGAGCGCCGGGTCTCCGCGGACCAGGTGCCCCCGGGGCTCCGGATGACCGTGGTGGGGTGCGCCGAGTGCCACACCGCCAACCCCGACGCCCACGCCGACACCTTCGACCACAACGGCTACCGCGTCCACGTGGTGGTGACACCGGCCGACTGCGCCGCCTGCCACCCGGAGGAACGGGCGCAGTACGACCAGAACATCATGTCCCACGCCTACGGCAACCTCCACGCCAATCCCGTCTACCACAACCTGGTGGAGACCACGGACGGGGTCCAGGTGGTGACGGAGGAAGGGACCCGGCTGGAGTCGCCCGACGACCTCACCCTCGCCGATTCCTGCTTCTCGTGCCACGGGACGGAGGTCAAGGTGGCCGGGACGCGGACCGTGGAGACCGACCTCGGCGAGATGGACTTCCCCATCCTCACCGGCTGGCCCAACCAGGGGGTGGGCCGGGTGAACCCGGACGGGACCCTGGGGGCCTGCACCTCCTGCCATCCCCGGCACGGGTTCTCCATCGAGGTGGCGCGCAAGCCCTACACCTGCGGCCAGTGCCACAAGGGCCCGGACGTCCCGGCCTACAAGGTCTACCAGGTGAGCAAGCACGGCAACCTCTTCGCCTCCGTCGGCAAGGAGTGGAACTTCTCCGCCGTCCCCTGGGTGGTGGGGCGGGATTTCACCGCGCCCACCTGCGCCACCTGCCACGCCAGCCTGGTGGTCACCGACGAGGGCGAGGTGGTGGCCCGCCGGAGCCACCGGATGAACGACCGGATCGGCTGGCGGATCTTCGGGCTCGTCTACGCCCACGCGCACCCGAAGTCGCCGGACACCACCGTCATCCGGAACCGGGCCGGGCTGCCGCTGCCCACGGAGCTCACCGGCGAGCCCGCCGCCGCCTTCCTCATCGACAAGGACGAGCAGGCCCGCCGGCGGGCCGCCATGCAGGCCGTCTGCCGCGCCTGCCACAGCCGGGGCTGGGTGGAGGGCCACTACGCCCGCTTCGACCGGGCCATCGAGACCACCAACGCCATGACCCTGGCGGCCACCCGGATCCTCCTCCGGGCCTGGGACGAGGGCGCGGCCAAGGGGCTCGAGCAGAAGGACAGCATCTTCAACGAGGCCATCGAGAAGATGTGGGTGGAGCAATGGTTGTTCTACGGCAATTCCGTCCGCTTCGCCGCCGCCATGGGCGGGGCGGACTACGGGGTCTTCGCCAATGGCCGGTGGGTCCAGGCGAAGAACCTCCAGGCGATGAAGGACTGGCTGGATTTCAAGCTCAAGAAGCACAAGGGCGGCTGGCTCTGGTGA
- a CDS encoding DVU0298 family protein, with protein MRRAPGAGGAARGGLRRRLASLLEKEPDRALAEIRRLPPRRAVSPLVGLFCHGDERVRWGAVRALGEVTARLAAEDPEAARVVVRRLMWSLNDESGGIGWGAPEAMGEILARHEGLAEEYAPILVSYIREDGNFLEYPPLQRGALWGVGRLAEARPDLARALDAGRHAAPFLRAADPALRGLAAWVLAGTGPGEARAALEALREDGAVFRLFRGGRFEEVTVGRLAEAALDGN; from the coding sequence GTGAGGAGGGCCCCGGGGGCGGGCGGCGCGGCCCGGGGCGGGCTCCGGCGCCGCCTGGCGTCGCTCCTGGAGAAGGAGCCCGATCGGGCGCTCGCCGAGATCCGGCGCCTGCCGCCCCGGCGGGCCGTCAGCCCCCTGGTGGGCCTCTTCTGCCACGGGGACGAGCGCGTGCGGTGGGGGGCCGTCCGGGCCCTGGGCGAGGTCACGGCGCGCCTGGCCGCCGAGGACCCGGAGGCGGCCCGGGTGGTGGTCCGGCGCCTCATGTGGAGCCTCAACGACGAGTCCGGGGGCATCGGCTGGGGCGCCCCCGAGGCCATGGGCGAGATCCTGGCGCGGCACGAGGGCCTGGCGGAGGAATACGCCCCCATCCTGGTCTCCTACATCCGGGAGGACGGGAACTTCCTCGAGTACCCGCCGCTCCAGCGGGGGGCCCTCTGGGGGGTGGGGCGCCTGGCCGAGGCCCGGCCGGACCTCGCGCGGGCCCTCGATGCGGGCCGCCACGCGGCCCCGTTCCTGCGGGCCGCGGATCCGGCCCTGCGGGGCCTGGCCGCCTGGGTGCTGGCCGGGACGGGTCCGGGAGAGGCCCGGGCGGCGCTGGAGGCCCTGCGGGAAGACGGGGCGGTCTTTCGACTCTTCCGCGGGGGCCGGTTCGAGGAGGTCACCGTGGGCCGCTTGGCCGAGGCGGCCCTGGATGGGAACTGA
- a CDS encoding multiheme c-type cytochrome: MKRAVGNGIRVVLAALAAALAVGGGEAPAAAPGSHPYAAFDRAARCRGCHPRIFEEWEQSLMAQSFTHPWDQAEYFRLALPHSGTEPKVAGVRSGCIACHAPLAFLAGDIPPKPAGEGTRANEGVTCDVCHTVTGSSAAEPFNFSYELAPGKVKRGGRGDGRSPYHRVQRSDFVRSPELCATCHDEQSPYGAWVKSTYREWKAGPYAREGTRCQDCHMYRAPGKAARGGRERADVAHHNFHGSHVPSKLAGAVDVALYAERPKVRPGGTAVIRVALFNGKAGHFIPTGSTEERMLWLEVTAVDAAGRTYRLPVDRKGFAGEAYTVADPAARAYVAMGEILGIRGFDGVERDAPAPAGSRIFRRPFFDPKGRMTICQWYTADNTRVDYRIGPRETKIETYTWRVPETAAPGELRVRAELKYAQVPAAVARLLELPADEAAPIRVNTAELRLTVEGPGR; this comes from the coding sequence ATGAAGCGCGCAGTCGGAAACGGGATACGGGTGGTGCTGGCGGCCCTCGCCGCCGCCCTGGCCGTGGGAGGCGGCGAGGCGCCGGCGGCTGCGCCGGGGTCCCATCCCTACGCGGCCTTCGACCGGGCCGCGCGGTGCCGGGGGTGCCACCCCCGGATCTTCGAGGAGTGGGAACAGAGCCTCATGGCCCAGTCCTTCACCCACCCCTGGGACCAGGCGGAGTACTTCCGCCTCGCCCTGCCGCATTCGGGCACTGAGCCCAAGGTGGCCGGGGTCCGATCGGGCTGTATCGCCTGCCACGCGCCCCTGGCCTTCCTGGCCGGGGACATCCCCCCGAAGCCCGCCGGCGAGGGCACCCGGGCCAACGAGGGGGTGACCTGCGACGTCTGCCACACCGTCACCGGCAGTTCCGCGGCCGAGCCCTTCAACTTCAGTTATGAACTGGCCCCGGGCAAGGTGAAGCGCGGGGGGCGCGGCGACGGCCGCTCCCCGTACCACCGGGTGCAGCGCTCGGACTTCGTTCGGAGCCCTGAGCTCTGCGCCACCTGCCACGATGAACAGAGCCCCTACGGCGCCTGGGTGAAGAGCACCTACCGCGAGTGGAAGGCCGGTCCCTACGCCCGGGAGGGGACGCGCTGCCAGGACTGCCACATGTACCGGGCCCCCGGGAAGGCCGCCCGGGGCGGCCGGGAGCGCGCCGACGTCGCCCATCACAACTTCCACGGCTCCCACGTCCCCTCGAAGCTCGCCGGGGCCGTGGACGTGGCCCTCTACGCGGAACGGCCCAAGGTGCGTCCCGGCGGGACGGCGGTGATCCGGGTGGCGCTCTTCAACGGCAAGGCCGGTCACTTCATCCCCACGGGCTCCACCGAGGAGCGGATGCTCTGGCTCGAGGTCACGGCGGTGGACGCCGCGGGCCGCACCTACCGGCTCCCCGTGGACCGGAAGGGTTTCGCCGGCGAGGCCTACACCGTGGCGGACCCGGCGGCCCGGGCCTACGTGGCCATGGGCGAGATCCTGGGCATCCGCGGCTTCGACGGGGTGGAGCGGGACGCCCCGGCCCCGGCGGGTTCCCGGATCTTCCGGCGGCCCTTCTTCGACCCCAAGGGCCGGATGACCATCTGCCAGTGGTACACGGCGGACAATACCCGCGTGGATTACCGGATCGGGCCCCGGGAGACGAAGATCGAGACCTACACCTGGCGGGTCCCGGAGACGGCGGCGCCGGGTGAACTCCGGGTCCGGGCCGAGCTCAAGTACGCCCAGGTCCCGGCCGCCGTGGCACGGCTCCTGGAATTGCCCGCCGACGAGGCGGCGCCGATCCGGGTGAACACCGCCGAGCTGCGTCTCACCGTGGAAGGCCCGGGCCGATGA
- the cydB gene encoding cytochrome d ubiquinol oxidase subunit II, with protein sequence MLETIWFIIWGVLWTVYFVLDGFDLGLGALMPALAKTEEEKRTVYNSMGPFWDGNEVWLITAGGVTFAAFPGTYAVMFSTLYAPLLWLLFALIFRGIAMEYRGHMESERWRGFWDLVLSAASFLPALLLGVAFANIFQGVPFDTRGVFHGSLLTLLNPYGLLGGVLFVLLFMVHGCLWLAARSTGALRDRAAALAGRLWWALAAAAVAFFAASWKATSLYANYLAAPALFLIPAVAVAALLATRFFLGQGRWWRAWTASAVTIAGAAFFGVAGLYPALYPSSLDPAATLTAFNSSSSPLTLKIMLGVALVLVPVVIAYQAWTYRTFAAGPAEAGGHEEGY encoded by the coding sequence ATGCTCGAGACCATCTGGTTCATCATCTGGGGAGTGCTCTGGACCGTCTACTTCGTGCTGGACGGCTTCGATCTCGGCCTCGGCGCCCTGATGCCCGCGCTGGCGAAGACGGAGGAGGAGAAGCGGACCGTTTACAATTCCATGGGGCCCTTCTGGGACGGCAACGAGGTCTGGCTCATCACGGCGGGCGGGGTCACCTTCGCCGCCTTCCCCGGCACCTACGCGGTGATGTTCAGCACCCTCTACGCCCCCCTCCTGTGGCTGCTCTTCGCCCTCATCTTCCGGGGCATCGCCATGGAATACCGGGGGCACATGGAGAGCGAGCGGTGGCGGGGTTTCTGGGACCTCGTCCTGTCGGCGGCGAGCTTCCTGCCGGCCCTGCTCCTGGGCGTGGCCTTCGCCAACATCTTCCAGGGCGTGCCCTTCGACACCCGGGGCGTCTTCCACGGCAGCCTCCTGACCCTGCTCAACCCCTACGGCCTCCTCGGTGGAGTGCTCTTCGTGCTGCTCTTCATGGTGCACGGGTGCCTGTGGCTGGCCGCCCGGAGCACGGGGGCGCTCCGGGACCGGGCCGCGGCCCTGGCGGGGCGCCTCTGGTGGGCGCTGGCCGCGGCCGCCGTGGCCTTTTTCGCCGCGAGCTGGAAGGCGACCTCCCTCTACGCCAACTACCTCGCGGCCCCGGCCCTCTTCCTGATCCCGGCCGTGGCGGTGGCGGCGCTCCTCGCGACCCGCTTCTTCCTGGGCCAGGGGCGGTGGTGGCGGGCCTGGACCGCCTCGGCGGTGACCATCGCCGGCGCCGCCTTCTTCGGGGTGGCGGGGCTCTACCCGGCCCTCTACCCTTCGAGCCTCGACCCGGCGGCCACGCTCACGGCCTTCAACTCGTCGTCGAGCCCCCTGACCCTCAAGATCATGCTGGGCGTGGCCCTGGTGCTGGTGCCCGTGGTCATCGCCTACCAGGCCTGGACGTACCGGACCTTCGCCGCCGGGCCGGCGGAGGCCGGGGGGCACGAGGAAGGCTACTGA
- a CDS encoding desulfoferrodoxin, producing MTKKLEIYKCEVCGNIVEMVHEGAGELVCCNQPMKRFEANTVDAAQEKHVPVVEKREGGFLVKVGSVPHPMEEKHYIEWIQVVTDDGRTCRKFLRPGDAPEAFFRIDAASVTAREYCNLHGLWKA from the coding sequence ATGACGAAGAAGCTCGAGATCTACAAGTGCGAAGTCTGCGGCAACATCGTGGAGATGGTCCATGAGGGGGCCGGCGAACTGGTCTGCTGCAACCAGCCCATGAAGCGCTTCGAGGCCAACACCGTGGACGCCGCGCAGGAGAAGCACGTCCCGGTGGTGGAGAAGCGGGAGGGTGGTTTCCTGGTGAAGGTGGGCAGTGTCCCGCATCCCATGGAGGAGAAACACTACATCGAGTGGATCCAGGTGGTCACCGACGACGGCCGGACCTGCCGGAAGTTCCTCCGACCCGGCGACGCCCCGGAGGCCTTCTTCCGCATCGACGCCGCCTCCGTGACCGCCCGCGAGTACTGCAACCTCCACGGGCTGTGGAAGGCATAG
- the rd gene encoding rubredoxin produces MKKCTCSVCGYVYDPAEGDPAGGVAPGTAFEDLPDGWTCPVCGAAKDAFECE; encoded by the coding sequence ATGAAGAAGTGTACCTGCAGTGTGTGCGGCTACGTGTACGACCCCGCAGAAGGCGATCCCGCTGGCGGCGTCGCCCCCGGCACCGCCTTCGAAGACCTTCCCGATGGCTGGACCTGCCCGGTCTGCGGCGCGGCCAAGGACGCCTTCGAGTGCGAGTAA
- a CDS encoding NAD(P)/FAD-dependent oxidoreductase, producing MLKDGEKGAVLQRDKTTYAIVPHAALGVVTPDYLRRLADTAERFGAQALKITSAERIALVGIREADIDAAWQMLGEPPGHAVGACVRSIKACPGAAFCRLGQQDSLALGAELDKRYHGRRLPGKFKMGVSGCINQCAENCIKDLAFTGKAKGWTVTVGGNGGSRPRLADVLAEGVDDAAALEIAERVVAYFEQNAKKADRLGRLIDRVGFEAFRSAVLG from the coding sequence ATGCTGAAAGACGGAGAAAAGGGCGCCGTGCTCCAGCGCGACAAGACCACCTACGCCATCGTCCCCCACGCCGCCCTGGGGGTGGTGACGCCCGACTACCTGCGCCGCCTGGCGGACACCGCCGAGCGCTTCGGCGCCCAGGCCCTCAAGATCACCAGCGCGGAACGGATCGCCCTGGTGGGCATCCGGGAGGCGGACATCGACGCCGCCTGGCAGATGCTGGGCGAACCCCCGGGTCACGCCGTGGGGGCCTGCGTCCGCAGCATCAAGGCCTGCCCCGGGGCCGCCTTCTGCCGCCTCGGCCAGCAGGACTCCCTCGCCCTCGGCGCCGAGCTCGACAAGCGCTACCACGGCCGCCGGCTCCCCGGGAAGTTCAAGATGGGCGTCTCCGGCTGCATCAACCAGTGCGCCGAGAACTGCATCAAGGACCTCGCCTTCACCGGGAAGGCCAAGGGCTGGACGGTGACCGTTGGCGGAAACGGCGGCTCGCGCCCCCGCCTGGCCGACGTCCTGGCCGAGGGCGTCGACGACGCGGCGGCCCTCGAGATCGCCGAGCGGGTGGTGGCCTACTTCGAGCAGAACGCCAAGAAGGCCGACCGGCTGGGGCGCCTCATCGACCGGGTCGGGTTCGAGGCCTTCCGCTCGGCCGTCCTCGGCTGA
- a CDS encoding cytochrome ubiquinol oxidase subunit I, translated as MDALMLSRLQFAAATLFHFLFVPLTLGLSVLVAVMETRYVRTGDEEYRRMARFWGRLFLINFAIGVVTGITLEFQFGTNWSRYSAYVGDIFGSLLAIEATLAFFLESTFIGVWIFGWKRLSPRMHALTMWLVAGASTFSAIWILIANAWMQHPVGYVLRNGRAELADFLAVVTQKFAWVEFLHTVSGAYILSGFFVMGVSAWHLLRRNEVPFFTRSFRIGLVFALVFSIFEVVQGHLNGAEVAEAQPTKLAAMESLWETTEGAPMTLFLVPDEAAGRNAVEIGRLPGFLSLLAYHDPKATVKGLNDFPADERPPVLVSFLSFRIMVGLGLLFVLLTVVGWFKRNDLVDSPTYLRIMVWAIPLPYIAIELGWILAEVGRQPWIVYGLMRTSDAVSPVAASQVAVSLAAFVGVYTGLGILAYYLMARYARRGPEPAPAA; from the coding sequence ATGGACGCCTTGATGCTGTCGCGGCTGCAGTTCGCCGCCGCCACCTTGTTCCACTTTCTCTTCGTGCCGCTCACGCTGGGCCTTTCGGTCCTCGTGGCCGTCATGGAGACCCGCTACGTCCGGACGGGCGACGAGGAGTACCGGCGGATGGCCCGCTTCTGGGGCCGCCTCTTCCTCATCAACTTCGCCATCGGCGTGGTGACGGGGATCACCCTGGAGTTCCAGTTCGGGACCAACTGGTCCCGGTACTCGGCCTACGTGGGCGACATCTTCGGGTCGCTGCTGGCCATCGAGGCGACCCTGGCCTTCTTCCTGGAGTCCACCTTCATCGGGGTCTGGATCTTCGGCTGGAAGCGGCTCTCGCCCCGGATGCACGCCCTCACCATGTGGCTCGTGGCCGGGGCGTCCACCTTCTCCGCCATCTGGATCCTCATCGCCAACGCCTGGATGCAGCACCCGGTGGGCTACGTGCTCCGGAACGGCCGGGCGGAGCTGGCGGACTTCCTGGCGGTGGTGACCCAGAAGTTCGCCTGGGTCGAGTTCCTTCACACCGTGAGCGGGGCCTACATCCTTTCGGGCTTCTTCGTGATGGGGGTGAGCGCCTGGCACCTGCTCCGCCGGAACGAGGTCCCCTTCTTCACCCGGTCCTTCCGGATCGGGCTCGTCTTCGCCCTGGTCTTCTCCATCTTCGAGGTGGTCCAGGGGCACCTCAACGGGGCGGAGGTGGCCGAGGCGCAGCCCACGAAGCTCGCCGCCATGGAGTCCCTCTGGGAGACCACCGAGGGCGCGCCCATGACCCTCTTTCTCGTCCCGGACGAGGCGGCGGGCCGGAACGCCGTGGAGATCGGCCGGTTGCCGGGCTTTCTGAGCCTGCTCGCCTACCACGACCCCAAGGCCACGGTGAAGGGGCTCAACGACTTCCCCGCCGACGAGCGCCCACCCGTCCTCGTCTCGTTCCTCTCCTTCCGGATCATGGTGGGGCTCGGTCTCCTCTTCGTGCTGCTCACCGTGGTGGGGTGGTTCAAGCGGAACGACCTGGTGGACAGCCCCACCTACCTGCGGATCATGGTCTGGGCCATCCCCCTGCCCTACATCGCCATCGAACTCGGCTGGATCCTCGCCGAGGTGGGGCGCCAGCCCTGGATCGTCTACGGCCTCATGCGGACCTCGGACGCGGTCTCCCCCGTGGCCGCCTCGCAGGTCGCCGTCTCGCTGGCGGCCTTCGTGGGGGTCTACACGGGGCTGGGGATTTTGGCCTATTACCTCATGGCCCGGTACGCCCGAAGGGGGCCCGAGCCGGCGCCCGCCGCCTAG
- a CDS encoding DUF2238 domain-containing protein has product MRGHAAIGGLRRAGGEPAVLVALVLAALAVSAIHPADRLTWFLEAFPVLVGLPLALATHRAFPLTPLLQRLLVLHALILLGGAHYTYAKVPLGFWLQDLLHLTRNPYDRIGHLAQGFVPAILAREVLLRRSPLRPGKWLFFLVVCVCLAVSAFYELIEWWTALAGGASAQAFLGTQGDVWDTQWDMFCALIGAVAAQLLLARPHDRALARLGRSRPPA; this is encoded by the coding sequence ATGAGAGGCCACGCCGCCATCGGCGGCCTTCGCCGCGCCGGCGGGGAACCCGCCGTCCTGGTCGCCCTGGTCCTGGCCGCCCTCGCGGTCTCGGCCATCCACCCCGCGGACCGCCTCACCTGGTTCCTCGAGGCCTTCCCGGTGCTCGTGGGCCTCCCGCTGGCCCTGGCCACGCACCGGGCCTTTCCCCTGACGCCCCTCCTCCAGCGCCTGCTGGTGCTCCACGCGCTGATCCTCCTCGGCGGGGCCCACTACACCTACGCCAAGGTCCCCCTGGGCTTCTGGCTCCAGGACCTCCTCCACCTGACGCGGAACCCCTACGACCGCATCGGGCACCTGGCCCAGGGCTTCGTGCCCGCCATCCTGGCCCGGGAGGTCCTCCTGCGCCGCTCGCCCCTTCGGCCCGGGAAGTGGCTCTTCTTCCTGGTGGTCTGCGTCTGCCTGGCCGTCAGCGCCTTCTACGAGCTGATCGAGTGGTGGACGGCCCTGGCCGGCGGGGCCTCCGCCCAGGCCTTCCTCGGCACCCAGGGCGACGTGTGGGACACCCAGTGGGACATGTTCTGCGCGCTGATCGGGGCGGTGGCCGCCCAACTCCTCCTGGCCCGGCCCCACGACCGCGCCCTGGCGCGGCTCGGGAGGTCCCGCCCGCCGGCGTGA
- a CDS encoding ferritin has protein sequence MLSEKMEAALNRQVNAELYSAYLYLSMVAYFESVDLPGCAAWMRAQTQEEVAHAMKIYDFINERGGRVRLSAIDAPPTEWDSPLAAFEDAYAHEQKVTGLINDLMNLAVAERDHATQIFLQWFVSEQVEEEASASAVVKKLRLAGDAAGGLLMIDNELGQRVFTPPGQAAGA, from the coding sequence ATGCTGAGCGAGAAGATGGAGGCGGCCTTGAACCGCCAGGTGAACGCGGAACTCTACTCCGCCTACCTCTACCTCTCCATGGTGGCCTACTTCGAGTCGGTGGATCTGCCCGGTTGCGCGGCCTGGATGCGGGCCCAGACCCAGGAGGAAGTGGCCCACGCCATGAAGATCTACGACTTCATCAACGAGCGGGGCGGGCGGGTCCGCCTTTCGGCCATCGACGCGCCGCCCACGGAGTGGGACTCGCCGCTGGCGGCCTTCGAGGACGCCTACGCCCACGAGCAGAAGGTCACGGGGCTCATCAACGACCTCATGAACCTCGCCGTGGCGGAGCGGGACCACGCCACCCAGATCTTCCTCCAGTGGTTCGTCTCCGAGCAGGTGGAGGAGGAGGCCTCGGCCAGCGCCGTGGTCAAGAAGCTCCGGCTCGCCGGCGATGCCGCCGGCGGGCTGCTCATGATCGACAACGAGCTCGGGCAGCGGGTCTTCACCCCGCCCGGGCAGGCGGCCGGGGCCTGA
- a CDS encoding FprA family A-type flavoprotein, with protein sequence MQPVEIKKDIFWVGAVDWNIRDFHGYSTWKGSTYNAYLVMDEKITLFDTVRAPFKNDLLHRIHNIVDPSKIDYLVVNHVEMDHSGCVGEVIDRIRPEKVFCSAMGKKALIDHYHREDWPLEVVPNGGEISLGARTVRFLETRMLHWPDSMFSYLVEDRVLISSDAFGQHWATSQRFDDEVDTSELMDHAAKYYANILLLYSPLVTKLLASVQEMGIPIDVIAPDHGLIWRREPGRILEAYGRWARQEGEPRAVVIYDTMWHSTEKMAKAVADGIQDEGVPVRIMNLRACHRSDVMTEVLGAKALVFGSSTLNNGLLPRMAGMLAYMKGLRPANKLGAAFGSYGWSGEAVKLMTQAMEEMKFQVVDPGVRIKYVPTHDSLRDCVELGRKVGRSVKEAF encoded by the coding sequence ATGCAGCCTGTTGAGATCAAGAAGGACATCTTCTGGGTCGGGGCCGTGGACTGGAACATCCGGGACTTCCACGGCTACTCCACCTGGAAGGGCAGCACCTACAACGCCTACCTCGTCATGGACGAGAAGATCACCCTCTTCGACACCGTCCGTGCGCCCTTCAAGAACGACCTCCTCCACCGGATCCACAACATCGTGGACCCGTCGAAGATTGATTACCTGGTGGTGAACCACGTGGAGATGGACCACTCGGGGTGCGTGGGCGAGGTGATCGACCGCATCCGGCCCGAGAAGGTCTTCTGCTCCGCCATGGGGAAGAAGGCCCTCATCGACCACTACCACCGGGAGGACTGGCCCCTGGAGGTGGTCCCCAACGGGGGCGAGATCTCCCTGGGCGCCCGGACCGTCCGCTTCCTCGAGACCCGGATGCTCCACTGGCCCGACAGCATGTTCTCGTACCTCGTGGAGGACCGGGTCCTCATCTCCAGCGACGCCTTCGGGCAGCACTGGGCCACGAGCCAGCGCTTCGACGACGAGGTGGACACCTCGGAGCTCATGGACCACGCGGCCAAGTACTACGCCAACATCCTCCTCCTCTACTCCCCGCTGGTCACCAAGCTGCTGGCCTCGGTGCAGGAGATGGGGATTCCCATCGACGTCATCGCCCCGGACCACGGCCTCATCTGGCGGCGCGAGCCGGGCCGGATCCTCGAGGCCTACGGCCGCTGGGCGCGGCAGGAGGGCGAGCCCCGGGCCGTGGTGATCTACGACACCATGTGGCACAGCACCGAGAAGATGGCCAAGGCCGTGGCCGACGGCATCCAGGACGAGGGCGTCCCGGTCCGGATCATGAACCTCCGGGCGTGTCACCGGAGCGACGTCATGACCGAGGTCCTCGGGGCCAAGGCCCTGGTCTTCGGCTCGTCCACCCTCAACAACGGGCTCTTGCCCCGGATGGCGGGCATGCTCGCCTACATGAAGGGGCTCCGGCCCGCGAACAAGCTCGGCGCCGCCTTCGGGTCCTACGGCTGGAGCGGGGAGGCGGTGAAGCTCATGACCCAGGCCATGGAGGAGATGAAGTTCCAGGTGGTGGACCCCGGGGTCCGGATCAAGTACGTCCCCACCCACGACTCCCTCCGCGACTGCGTGGAGCTCGGCCGGAAGGTGGGCCGCTCGGTGAAAGAGGCCTTTTGA